TTGGTTGCCTGAGAAGCCTGCCCCTGATTGGCCGTGTTGGATATATCCGCGCCTTTGCAGCCGCCGCCGGAACAAGTGCCCTAATCATCATGGTGCTTACCGGCGTTTCGAGCCCGTGGTTGTGGGCCATCCTGCGGTTCATAATGGGTATGGCCCTTGCCATGCTTTTCACCACAGCCGATGCGTGGCTTTCCATCAGCGCTCCGGACCACATGCGCGGGCGTATACTCTCGGTGAACTCCATCGCTGTCGGGGTCATGGCAATTGCCTCCCAGCTCATGGTGGCAAATATGAGCCAGACACCGGACAGAGCCTTTGAGGTACTCATTGCAATTCTGCTTTTTGCCGTGGTTATCTTGTGCATGACCCATTCCATGCCGCCGCGCATTGACACAGATAGTAAGATGTCTCCATTGAAAGTTTGGCGCGCCTCTCCCATTGCAGTCCTTGGGGCGTTTGTATCCGGCGCTGTGACTTCCAGCTTACTGACCATTATTCCCTTCACATTTTCTCAAGCAGGGGCCAGCCCCTCTCTTACAGCAGGATTGATCGCCTGCCTTTATACAGGACGCCTGTTGTTCCAATGGCCTATCGGCTCCTTGTCTGACAAGTGGGACCGACGCTGGCTCATTGCTGCATGCGCGGGGAGTATTGCGCTCATTTCAATCACAACAATTCTTCTGGATCCCTTCCAGAGTTTTGAATCGCAGCCTTTACAGTTTACCGGCTTCCTGTTTGCCATTGGAACACTTCTTATTGTTGTTGGCGGCCTGTGTTTCCCACTCTATTCTTTA
This genomic window from Pseudovibrio sp. M1P-2-3 contains:
- a CDS encoding MFS transporter: MFKLHFIPLLAIMVSNACAQITSSAMLTYTPLLLAENGGTAMHTGLVAATYALGFMFGCLRSLPLIGRVGYIRAFAAAAGTSALIIMVLTGVSSPWLWAILRFIMGMALAMLFTTADAWLSISAPDHMRGRILSVNSIAVGVMAIASQLMVANMSQTPDRAFEVLIAILLFAVVILCMTHSMPPRIDTDSKMSPLKVWRASPIAVLGAFVSGAVTSSLLTIIPFTFSQAGASPSLTAGLIACLYTGRLLFQWPIGSLSDKWDRRWLIAACAGSIALISITTILLDPFQSFESQPLQFTGFLFAIGTLLIVVGGLCFPLYSLCVGHAFERKVCSGVSISTSLLLMWAVGSVAGPLLISFTSILMEKHSSSYVIGGLCLVLTLFTLWRLHQQPPAATVIALPYMMYPSAGLGISK